In Pygocentrus nattereri isolate fPygNat1 chromosome 3, fPygNat1.pri, whole genome shotgun sequence, the DNA window CTCCGCtgatgaacaaataaaaaacaacgcGTGGCCACGGCTTAgcaaggcgtgggaacgagatggttaagtcgtggccacactttaggatctcgttcccacgctttactaagtcgttatttttttatttatacaggatggcACCAGCGGGGGCTCCGTAGAAATCataaccagctcatgtaggaactttctgtgaggagcttttagaggggggacgtctggttcccatcaccaccactgtgagcagctctaaCCTCTAAAGTTTCTCTGGAAACCAAACGGatctgaacggctctgtttacgtcttaaccagttaattatggaGGAAAATTAATGATGGAATTCCCTCTGAAGACGTTGTAGGTGACCACTTTGCGCCTGTTTAGGAAGAGAACAGCTCAGATCGTCAGTCATAGTGCAGCTGGCTCAAAGGCACACAAGGTGGCAGTGCTGGGCTGATATGGGCCCAGATAACTATGGGCCCCCATAGCCCAGTGTGTggggtgtaatcagagagatccagagggtttggtgtgaaacggttcagacgtctttacagtggtggtgatgggaaccaggcgtcgccatgactacaacacagacactttattcaccatccagaaccaccagagaacctacacgagtctgaagaaccatttctccatGAAAAGAACTTTTTAAGCATGCACATGGGTTGtggagtgtttatggttctgtatagaaccattttctttactagatAACCCTAAAGATccatcatttttcagtgtgtacATTAGCTTTTTGAGTTTGTGAATGTTGTAGATGAgttcgaccaatcagaggcaaccaaacctccatgtgttgtgacatcacaaccacaacttactggcaGGCTGCCAGTGGACTACGTTCAAGAGTCGGGCCTTAGGCCAGAAAAGGTGGttattctggtcttcttggaTAAAATAAATCAGGCCTGAGTCTCAGTTTATAAAGTATCGCAGTTTAAACTGCAGTTGAAATGTCAGTCAGAATAATCGCAATTCGGCATTTTCCCCACATCGTTCAGCCCTGTCGACTTCCTCTTACCTTCACTTATAAATATTCAACCATCATCAGTGTGACCAACTATAAACACgcaaaaaaaggttttcatggagaaatggttcttcagattgacggagaatgtgttgtaggtgGTTCTATTAAGACCCCTTTTGAAtacggttctatacagcaccaacaagggttcttctattgttacgatgtcaggcttgttacagtagaagaaccctttttgtgctGTATAGAACTAGTTTCCACAAGGTAACGTTTTACAgtgccatctacagcacattctccatcaatctcaagaaccCCTTCACGATGCAAAAGAACCTTTAATCAGgcgaagggttctttgagtgttcatggttctatgtagaaccattttctttactaaaaccATCTTTTAAAGTTTGTATATAGGTGTAAATGTTGCAAATGACAGGGCAATCAACTATTCATGGCTTTGTTTCCttagttttcagttttgttctaaaatgtatgttttgttgtttatttttaggtAATTCTCTGAATGTGTCcatctcttcttaaactctcctctgaaggttcttcatagaacaggttcctcatgtgtttcatatctaaacgctccgttatcttcatcactgctttccaaacccgctgcagcagcttcagcagctggaaactctctgacgctggttcacacgagtctccgatgtggactgaatgaagaatgaagggtttccggcgtgacggtcagtccttagagatctcctgagtgtccgtcggtcagtttcacacagaatgtagacggacacacgaatataccagctccacacggtgagaggcagatgacatgtatctcagcccctcttcacaggctcataactccagatgtgactCTCAtaggatctcgtgatgagatggaatggaaagggcggctctacagattccggaagggtttgaactggatttctgagctggatcatcacaaagacacaaacacacatagagAAACATCCGATCTGATGTATGGACGAGTTTGTGGACTCCAGAGGGTTAAACACCACATTTACTGCGCACAGCATTTTGCTGATGTCAGGTCATATAGAAAGTAGGAGTGCTTCATGCTAAGCTTGAGGAGCTTTTCATTAATCTCGGATCTTGTTTTTTGTTCCCTGTGCGGACCACCCACAGACAAAAGCCCCACTCTTTATAACCCCACTCTCCATACAGAGCTATAAAGGGCCCAAATTAAGCTGCGCTCTGCAGAAGTCAGATGTTTCTACTATGCAGATCAGATTAGGGAGATCTGAATATGAAGCATAGGGCATTTTTCTCTGTGCCCATTGACCTCacacattaatattattaactCTCCACCGTGTTTACGCCCTAAACCACCTCTTATTACATTTATATGCATTATTTCTGACTCTTGTGGGGAAATGCGGACAGTCCGACTCTAATctttcaggccacaccacatttgtgtttgtgaaaagtggagatattttattatgattttaatttggtgaaaagttttatttatgaaCTGTCATGCTTGTGTTTAAACTCTCAAAGTATTGTAGTTATACTCATAATTCACTGTtcagttttggttggaaacaaaagggttaaattcttgaactATCCAGCAGAAAATCATCCAATCAGGAATGTTctctctcccattggttaggacttctgAAGGCCTCacacattagattaactaccaacataaataggaagagacagaggaacCAACCAATCCCACTCTGATTTACTAGGAGTGCAACCATAAAATATCACTCTAGTCCTCAAATATGTCAAATATGGTCAGCTCTTAAAACTGGGTACGTctttaaaaagttgggatgctgtgtaaaatgtaaatgaatgtaaataaaaacagaatgcgatgCCCTTATCGACCCAAATGTTATTCCcagtagaacacagaacacatatcagGTGTTGAAAGTgggacattttaccatttcataaaAAATATGAACTCTTTTAGAgattgatggcagcaacatgtCTCAAAAAAGCCGGGGCAGGGCCGTGTTTACCATTGAGTAGCATTCCCACTTCTTTAACAACCGtctgtaaacatctgggaagtgaggagaccaactgctggagttctgggagaggaatgttgtcccattcttgtctgatgtaggattctagctgctcagtCCTGGGACTTCTTTtctgatttttcatttcatgatgtgccaaatgttttctattggtgaaagttctggactgcaggcaggtcagttcagcacctggactcttcttctgtgaagccatgctgttgtgatggtgACATGGTTTAATTccttgctgaaatatgaatgccttccctgaaagagacgctGTCAGGATGGGggcatatgttgttctaaacCTTTCCAGATGTGTGAGCTGCCCTCGCCATGGACACTAATGCACCCCCCAGACCATCAGCGATGCAGGCTTTAGAACTGTATGCTGGTAACAAGCCAGATGTTAGAAgagaatttaaaattttgattcatctgatcAAAGAACAGTTTTCcgttttgcctcagtccattttaattagatttagcccagagaaggcggcagcatttctggatcgtGTTGTCATACGGCAGTAAATTCTGgaggtgtttctgagcccatgccgtgatttccactacagattCAGGCCTGTTTTCAATGCCGTGCTGCCTGAGAACCTGAAGATCACGAGTATCTAACGCTCACCgtcggccttgtcccttgcatacagggatttctccagattcccggaatctttttatgatattatgtactgtggATGGTGGGATTTCCAAAGTCTTTGCAATTTTACATTGAGgaaatttttttctgaaattgttccacaatttttagatgcagtttttcacagCTTGGTAAACCTCttcccatctttgcttctgagtcatgtgagttagttgaAATTGCTGCTCCAACTGTTTTTTTcattagtaccacttacttttccagccttttgctGTTcctgtcccgacttttttgagatgtgttgctgccatcaagctctaaatgagtgaatgttttCATGAAACGGTAAAATATCTCACTTTCAACACCTGATATATCTTcaatgttctattgtgaataaaatatgagaTTTACAAACCACtgcatcctgtttttatttacattaatttacatttaacacAGCATATTATGTATGActcaaaatagtccccaaagaaaactcattattccagattttccactgttttccatcatcaacattccatataagctcagaagacacgtgtaggttctctggtggttctggatggtgaataaagtgtctgtatctgtgttgtagtcatggcgacgcctggttcccatcaccaccactgtaaagaaatccgctCTGAAtcatttacatctcaaacaagatcaaatcagtggaattcccctttaatatcattgattttagaagaaatgctgggacttttaaatgtttagtgtaATTAGGGGGCGGATTTTAGGTGCACAGAGATGAAATATCAAACGAAAAGTGTAAAACTGCATTTTAGTGTATAGTTTATAGTATTTAAATCTACATTTTGACGTTTGTATTGAATATATAACAGTAAAAGTGATTAGCATGGCCAGCGATTCTAAAGCTCTGCCCAGCTCCTGAGGTTCAAACAGCGGGAAGCTCTGTATTTGGGAGGTAATTAAAACTGATCATGAAATTAAGATTAGAGCGGCGGGAGAGGGACTGGACATTCTTTAGAGGGTCAAATTTTACAAAGCTTTCCCTCCGCCTGCCAAACCAACACTAATCCAGAGGGGTGTTGTGGGGTTTTTAATTCTGAAAGGAACTGCTGAGGATTACTCCGTCACATGTTCACGAGGTGATGGGTCGTGGTCACATGACACCTTTTTTTGGGTTCCTATTGGACGACAAACATCTTGCCATTGCTTTTTCAGCAAATCTTGATGAAGGCAATAAAATAAGAGTCTGAAAAACTGATTTTAGGACTGAAGGTTGGGAAAAATAACCCCAGTCAGGCCCCGGAACCAAATCCAGGCCCCGCAGAGAAGCGTATGaatattaatgattattaataattacaACAAAGCATCGCACACGTAAAAAggtggttcctcaagggttctttgggtgtgtatatagaaccatgatcgctctgagaaccctttgcatgattaaagggttctttgcatcttgaAAGCGTTCTGGTGAACGTGTTGTTTTATAGATTGTTCTATGGAGAACCCAGGACCAAAAAGGCTCTGATATTGATACCATACAAGctaataataacagcagaacccgttttggtgctatatggaaccagggagtcctacatagaaccattttatgcttaaatgtttctttgcatgttgacatggttcttcagattaatggagaatgtgttgtggtTCTTGtggtaaagagaatggttctttttagaaccatgagttccatGTATGTCCAGTgtagtggagaatgtgttgtggtTCTTGtggtaaagagaatggttctttttagaaccatgagttccatGTATGTCCAGTgtagtggagaatgtgttctatacggttctgtgtagcaccgaAAAGAATTCTCctgttgttacaaacttgacattgtcacagtagaagaaccttttaaaaaatgttctatatagaaccgtatacaacacattattcatccatctggaaaaaaaaaacatttcaccatgcagagaaccgttTTAGCATGAAATGGTTTCACATAGAACCCATACTAacgtaaagggaatggttctatatatggtTCCTTGAGGAACCACCTCTAGGAACCATATATACAGTCTTAAAAGTGTACACTTTAAAAGTGTAGTTGCACAAGGTATGAcaggtataataataataataataataataataatgataataataatgatgattaattgttattaaaatatgatattataATTTGCACAATGAGCACTATTCAGTGCTCTCCTTCATGTCTGAGTTGTGTGAACTGGCGCTGGTtctgctgagctgagctgagctgagctgagctgtaggTAAATAAAGAGGCTAAATCTCTCCTCGTTAGCCCACTGCCCAGCGGCCCACTGCCCAGCGGCCCAGCGGCCTTCGCTCCCCCCACACGCTCACCCAGCCAGAGAACCAACATATTTTTATGATCTATATAAATTATTGAgctgttatttttctgttaagTTCGTATTTGTGGGGAATTTCTAGTAACTAAGTGTATTTTTATGCGGATTATCATCCTTGTGTCGTTCTCTGCCTCTGCAGCCGTAATAAAGAGCTCAGAGTAATGAATTACTCACTCATTAAATAAGTGCTTACCTGTCAGTCCATCGCAATAAAGACCCAGAGATCCAcgacattctggagaaacactaccCACATGGTCACCAGGAGCACTTGAtaagagtaataataataataataataacgatgataataataataataataatttactgaagaaaacagtgatttcacAGCCTAAGGTTGCTAGAGTGCTGCCAAAtggttactatggtattttAGATGGTTGCAAAGAGGTTAccatggtggttgctaggatgttgctaggtggttgctatagtaacCCTggtgtttgctaaggtgttgctatctggttgctattgtatcccaggtggttgctatgatgttgCTTGCTGGTTGCTCAAGTGtcgctagatggttgctatagtaaccctggtggttgctaaggtgttgctatctGGTTGCCATGTtgtcccagatggttgctatgatGTTGCTAGGTGTTTGCTATTAtattccaggtagttgttaTGGCGTTGCTAGGTGTttgctattgtatcccaggtggttgcaatgatgttgctaggtggttgttattgtatcccaggtggttgctatgctgttgctaggtagttgctatTTTATCTCCGGTGGTTgttatggtgttgctaggtgtttgctattgtatcccaggtggttgctatgatgttgCTAGGTGTTTGCTATTTTATCTCAGGTGGATgttatggtgttgctaggtggttgctattgtatcccaggtggttgtaatggtgttgctaggtgttTGCTAttgcatcccaggtggttgctatgatgctcctaggtggttgctattgtatcccaggtggttgtaatggtgttgctaggtgttTGCTAttgcatcccaggtggttgctatgatgctcctaggtggttgctattgtatcccagatggttgtaatggtgttgctaggtgttTGCTAttgcatcccaggtggttgctatgatgctcctaggtggttgctattgtatcccaggtggttgtaatggtgttgctaggtgttTGCTAttgcatcccaggtggttgctatgatgctcctaggtggttgctattgtatcccagatggttgtaatggtgttgctaggtgttTGCTAttgcatcccaggtggttgctatgatgctcctaggtggttgctattgtatcccagatggttgtaatggtgttgctaggtgttTGCTAttgcatcccaggtggttgctatgatgctcctaggtggttgctattgtatcccagatggttgtaatggtgttgctaggtgttTGCTAttgcatcccaggtggttgctatgatgctcctaggtggttgctattgtatcccaggtggttgtaatggtgttgctaggtgttTGCTAttgcatcccaggtggttgctatgatgctcctaggtggttgctattgtatcccaggtggttgtaatggtgttgctaggtgttTGCTAttgcatcccaggtggttgctatgatgctcctaggtggttgctgtggttccCCATATGGTTAATAGAATGTTGCCAGTAGACTTAAGCAGGGCGCACAAACCTTTGCAACCCATTCATCCCTAAGGGAAAAAATTGAGGTTTAATGTTGTCCTGAAAACGTATCGTAATTATTTGAATAATTACCACGACTAATTAAACGATTTACAGTCTTAGTAGGAACAGATTCAGATGTATTGCAGgtgcaatcaatcaatcaatcgatCAGTCAGTTAATCAGTTAATCAGTCTATCAGTAGAAATAGTAAACAGAGCATACTTCACATTAAGATACATAAGTTAAGGACgtttattttccttttcctgttgCAGTTTCAGAGACGTTTATTTCTGGTAtgaaacacacacgcacacaaagttgaagctgtttttattgatttttattaatCAATTTAATTAATAAAGCAATGAGAACAGACAACAGTGCTGCGGTCATCACTGGAGCTTTCGCAGTCTGACCGAAGTGTGTCGGGACACTGTCCCTTAACACGGGGGTCACTCTTCTCTCTCGTACGTCCTCACGGACACCACGTCGTCCATGACGCACTTCTGCATgaggacaaacacaaacaccaaacatttaCGTTAAAGTTCAGTTTTACAGGTTTGTATTTGCATTATTGCTGCATGCGCAGTGGATTATATTAACCAGGGCCAGATTCCGATCCTGCAGTGCCTCTGGGCATCACGGTGCGTGTCCACTGCACAGGATCTCACCGCTCACCACTTCTGAGCGTTTCTATGTCGTTATGGAAATGAAGGAACCGTACGGAGCATAACTGAGGCAGCTGTTTGCTGAGGCACAGAAGCTTCCACTGACctctcttctgcttcttctttgagtaaaagtactaaagtatttcccttcaaatgtacttaagtataaagtaaaagtactaaaagaggaattctggctctgatgtcctgttatcatttttataaccagactggcttcatgaactcatttcaggtgaaagtcctccagcgtctctcttggtaaaccagtcttttaatagaaggtcattaattagtgacgctgacgtctattaaaatgatcagaagcacaaaacactgaaggtaaacagtttccatcagggagaaccgagtggctctgaaatcactttttacacacaagcaaagtttcagtttcagatttatttacaacttagttccaagtttaagttgaataaaaactggctttaaactcaggatcacagatgagctcctttactatgttgatctgtaggcgtctgttcataaacataaaccagcccaaactcatttactataaaatgaactggtgtttgtagaaattcagaaaaaagccgcgtcagtctcgactgcatatgtggacatatttctatattgagctctatttacacaaagttaggttagttcatcatttatgttgaacagactctcccaaagttttacgctgctgcgctgacgttgaaccgcgtgctgcactgggtcggtatgaccaacaggtcaaaaccagctctaaacaaagtgaccgctgggccctgattggtgctctggctttgcgcttctttcgttttgacatgtgacgtttttatacacacagaaaccaaaaggaacgacagatttctcagtgtcactgcagtgctgagaatgacccaccacccaaacagcacctgctctgtgaggcaTGTATGTTATTCATTAATTACACATAATCTGATATATAATCAGTCCCGCTCACCACCATCAGCTTCCCGTCCTGGACCTCCCTCTCGAGTGTCGTGCTCTTGCCCTCCCACGACTGCGTCTGAACCAGTTTACCGTCCACGAGGCTCATCACcgtctgaaaagaacaacattgtGCACATTTGGATGGATTTGTCTTTTGAAATGATAATACTTGTCAAATTAGAACGTAATCAACTGGCCCCACTTTAGTTTTTAAGATTCGGTGCCTTTTCGGGGGTTTAACTTCATCCTGATGTGTCGGTTCTGCTCCTGATCCGCTCTCCTGTCGATCGCTCCTCTCACTTCAGAGCTTTAGCgctttattttagaccaaagcGCTTCAGAAACAGAAGACTAAAGCTATAAAAACTCACTTGCCACCTAATgcttccgttccaccttaaatagtgcagcagttatggTGCCTGCAGGTGcctgaatgtagctgctgcagaatttaaggtggaactgacgAATCAAATAAGATGACAATTTCAGCCTTTCTATGCGGGTGGATGCCGAATGTTCTGAGACGCTCCACCAAGGTTCTAGAGCAAAACTCAAGACCGGAATATAACTGgggcaccttttaaggtggaccCAACAATTCCAATAAGAAGCCAATTTCAGCCTCATAGGGTCTGGAATGATGGATGCTAGATGTTCTAAGATTTTCCTCTGTGGTTCTAGGGGGAGAACTTAGGCTGTAGGTGCCAGAACGTAAGGGCTGCGCAATTTAAGCTCAATACTGAAAGCACcacaacatttaaggtggaacagacaATTCCTATAAGAAGACAAATGCACAGCCTGTAGGTGCCAGAATATTACTGCtgcaccagttaaggtggaatgggcaATTCCAAGAAGAAGCCAATCTCAGCCTTATACTTTCTGCGCTGATAGATGCTAGAGGTTCTTAGATGTTCCAGCAGGGTTCTAGAGGGGAGCTCAGCCTGTAGGTACCACAGTGGTAGCGCTGcaacatttaagatggaacaaaCAATTCCAATAAGAAGCAAATCTCAGTCTTGTACTTTCTATGCTGATAAACCCTGGATGTTCTAAGACATTCTAATGTGGTTCTAGAGGGGAACTCTGTCTGGAGGCACCagaactgctgcatcatttaaggtggaacggacaatTCCAATAAGAATCCAATTTCAGCCTCATAGTGTCTCTAATGCTGGATGTTCTATGATGTTCCACTGATGTTCTAGAGAGGAACCCAGCCTGTAGGTGCCAGAACGTGAGcgcttcaccatttaaggtggactggacAATTCCAATAAGAAGCCGATTTCAGCCACATACTCTCTATGCTGGCAGATGCTGGATGTTCTAAGATGTTCCTTCACAGTTCTAGAGGAGAACTCAGCTCTTAAGGAGGTTTTGAACCGTTGGATGTTGCTGCCTTTACTCTGTACTGCAGTCATTATAGTGTTATAGCAACCTTCGCCTGCCGGTCGTCTGCAGTGATCTCGTCGAATTCCTCGTCCAGCTTGAACTTTATTTCCACGGTCTTGAAGGTGGTCATGGACTTCATGGAGAAGACCCCCTGATCGTCCACGCTGAATAAGAGGCTCGGCTTGGCCATGTTAGCGATCTGCCTGGAGGCAAAGCCGATACCTGCGAGATCACAGTGAGTCAGTTCCCTAGGTAGATTACTGAGTCACAAGAGGCGCATTAAGCTATTAGCAACAAAAGGCCGAGATCTGGCCGAACTCAGTCCCTTTATTAAAGGACTAGTCTGGAGATTTTCGGCGTGACCGCGGTCTGCCCTGTCGGTGTCACACAGTCGATCACCACAGACAATAACACCAACACGACTCCCTGAGCTTAGAAATCAACAGAAAAACTTCAGCTGTGatggaagtcaatgggcagttgcttTGCCTTCACGTCATATAGTTATATGGTCACATTTGTGTCACATATTTCTAAAATTCACTCACCAAATTTTCACCGAACGCAACAATTCAACTACATAACTACATACATCGCTGACGTTAagcatctgcccattgacttctattataaaTGACTTTAGCGTAGTCAGtagtttttctgctgtttttcaggtTCAGGGAATCATATTGAAATGACTGT includes these proteins:
- the fabp4b gene encoding fatty acid binding protein 4b; its protein translation is MDRFMGTWKLTSSDNFDEYMKAVGIGFASRQIANMAKPSLLFSVDDQGVFSMKSMTTFKTVEIKFKLDEEFDEITADDRQAKTVMSLVDGKLVQTQSWEGKSTTLEREVQDGKLMVKCVMDDVVSVRTYEREE